The proteins below are encoded in one region of Coffea arabica cultivar ET-39 chromosome 4c, Coffea Arabica ET-39 HiFi, whole genome shotgun sequence:
- the LOC113738811 gene encoding E3 ubiquitin-protein ligase ORTHRUS 2-like, translating into MVQVSNRGDEDQQQLLPVDGDGTCMACKKTPELDRTVTCGTCNTPWHVDCLVEGPTTLVEILSFICPDCSGGGLTGAPAPVSSSNGDLVTKIRAIEADGSLTEREKAKKRQELFAGKGVDKDEQKRKGKEKMNEALALLSQSIKCSFCMQLPERPVTTPCGHNFCLKCFQKWIGQGKRTCAKCRSNIPSHMASQPRINSALVATIRRARMLGTTAVGAPVKVYHSLKAEDLPDESYVTERAKYGGIANAKCGRIFVSVPSDHFGPILAENDPVLNLGVLVGQCFANRHKSRQWGVHRPLVCGISGQANVGAQSVVLSGGYVDDEDHGEWFLYTGSGGRDLSGNKRTNKDQSFDQEFKNFNEALRVSCKKGYPVRVIRSYKEKRSSYAPEKDLRYDGIYRIEKCWRKVGQQGFKVCRYLFVRCDNEPAPWTSDEDGDCPRALPDVPELQQAIDIFERSESPSWDYDDGETCWKWKMPPPPSKEKVIEAKPEDIERARRAFKKSRHDSLRENLLKEFSCLLCKKVMNLPVTTPCAHNFCKSCLEDCFSGQAFIRERTCKGGRQLRAQKNCMKCPVCPSDISEFLQNMQVNREVMTAIEDIQAKLEEDEKTMEDSGEHGVDAEQESPGDQPSDTEIASLNAEDVGSNGSALKRKSVDGCLSTENKRQKADNGHGISDETENVHADANGSPSSPLHLRPNDEIFS; encoded by the exons ATGGTGCAGGTTAGCAACAGGGGTGATGAAGATCAGCAGCAACTTCTCCCAGTCGACGGTGACGGCACATGCATGGCCTGCAAGAAAACGCCGGAGTTGGATCGGACGGTGACTTGTGGGACGTGCAATACGCCGTGGCACGTGGATTGTCTAGTTGAGGGTCCAACTACGTTGGtggaaattttgagttttatctGCCCTGACTGTTCCGGAGGAGGTCTCACTGGAGCTCCAGCACCGGTGTCTTCATCCAACGGAGACCTTGTCACGAAGATTCGGGCTATCGAGGCAGATGGTTCTTTGACGGAGCGTGAGAAGGCGAAAAAAAGGCAGGAGCTTTTTGCTGGAAAAGGAGTTGATAAAGATGAGCAGAAAAGAAAGGGGAAAGAGAAAATGAATGAGGCTTTGGCTCTTCTTAGTCAGAGCATTAAATGCTCCTTTTGTATGCAGTTGCCTGAAAGGCCTGTCACG ACACCATGCGGTCACAACTTCTGCCTGAAATGTTTCCAGAAGTGGATTGGCCAAGGTAAACGTACTTGTGCAAAATGTCGCTCCAATATTCCTTCTCACATGGCAAGCCAGCCACGTATCAACTCTGCCCTAGTAGCTACCATTAGACGTGCAAGGATGTTGGGAACAACTGCTGTTGGAGCACCTGTGAAGGTTTATCACTCCTTGAAGGCTGAAGATCTACCTGATGAGTCATATGTCACTGAACGAGCAAAGTATGGAGGGATCGCGAATGCTAAATGTGGCAGAATTTTTGTTAGTGTTCCTTCAGATCATTTTGGACCCATCTTAGCTGAGAATGATCCCGTGCTGAATCTGGGTGTCTTGGTTGGTCAGTGTTTTGCAAATCGGCATAAATCCAGACAGTGGGGTGTGCATCGGCCTCTTGTTTGTGGAATTTCTGGACAGGCAAATGTTGGTGCTCAGTCAGTGGTCCTTTCGGGAGGTTATGTGGATGATGAGGACCATGGTGAATGGTTCCTCTATACTGGAAG CGGTGGGAGAGATCTAAGTGGAAACAAGCGAACAAATAAGGACCAATCATTTGATCAGGAGTTCAAAAACTTCAATGAGGCCTTGCGTGTTAGTTGCAAAAAAGGCTATCCAGTTCGTGTGATTAG ATCATACAAAGAAAAACGTTCTTCCTATGCCCCAGAGAAAGATTTGCGCTATGATGGGATCTACAGGATAGAAAAATGCTGGAGAAAAGTTGGGCAGCAG GGATTTAAAGTCTGTAGATATTTATTTGTAAGATGTGATAACGAACCTGCACCATGGACGAG TGATGAGGACGGAGATTGTCCCCGTGCCCTTCCAGATGTTCCTGAGCTACAACAAGCAATTGACATTTTCGAGAGGAGCGAAAGCCCATCATGGGATTATGAT GATGGAGAAACTTGCTGGAAGTGGAAAATGCCACCTCCTCCCAGCAAAGAAAAGGTCATTGAAGCAAAACCTGAGGATATAGAGAGGGCGCGCAGGGCGTTTAAGAAATCACGACATGATTCCTTAAGAGAAAACCTTCTTAAAG AATTCAGCTGCCTACTGTGCAAGAAGGTGATGAATCTCCCTGTCACGACACCTTGTGCTCATAACTTTTGCAAATCTTGTCTAGAAGACTGTTTTAGTGGCCAAGCATTCATAAGAGAAAGAACATGCAAGGGGGGACGCCAACTTCGTGCACAGAAGAACTGTATGAAATGCCCTGTATGCCCAAGTGACATATCAGAATTTCTTCAGAATATGCAG GTTAACAGAGAAGTCATGACTGCAATTGAGGATATTCAAGCTAAGCTTGAGGAGGATGAGAAAACCATGGAGGATTCTGGTGAACATGGAGTTGATGCTGAACAAGAGAGTCCTGGTGATCAGCCAAGTGACACAGAGATTGCATCGTTAAATGCCGAAGATGTAGGAAGCAATGGAAGTGCTTTAAAGAGGAAGAGTGTTGATGGCTGCCTTTCTACTGAGAACAAGAGGCAGAAAGCTGATAATGGGCATGGAATATCCGATGAGACTGAAAATGTCCATGCTGATGCAAATGGTTCACCTTCAAGCCCTCTCCATCTGCGTCCAAATGATGAAATCTTCTCCTAG